The window GACCGCCTCGGTCACCACCTTCTTCAGCGTCACCGCCCCGCCGTCCCCGATCTCGGCGGCGACGTCCTGCGGCGTGCGGCCGAGGCACAGACCCGCGAGCGTGAGCAGGGTGGCCACCTCCGGCCGGGCGGCCTCGTCGAACGTGATCAGCCGGTCGGAGTCCGTGCGCGCCTTGCGGATGAGGGCGGCCGTCTCGTCCTCGGTGGCCGACAGGGAGATCGCGTTGCCCCGGCTCTTGCTCATCTTGCCGCCGTCGAGGCCGCGCAGCAGCGGGCTGTCTCCGAGCATCGCCTCCGGCAGCGGGAAGACGGGCCCGTACCTTTCGTTGAAGCGCCGCGCCACCATCCGCGTCACCTCCAGGTGCGGAAGCTGGTCCTTGCCCACCGGCACCAGCGTGCCCTTGCAGAACAGCACGTCGGCCGCCTGGTGCACGGGATAGGTGAACATCAGGCCGCTGACGGCCCGCTGGCTGCTGTGCGCGATCTCGTCCTTCACCGTGGGGTTGCGGCGCAGCTCCGCCACCGACACCAGGCTGAGGAACGGCAGCAGCAACTGGTTCAGCTCCGGAACGGCGCTGTGCTGGAAGATCGTCACCTTTGCCGGGTCGAGCCCGACGGCCAGGTAGTCGAGCAGCAGGCCGGTGATGTTCGCCTGGATCGCGCCGGGCAGGTCCCTGTCGGTGATCACCTGATAGTCGGCGACCAGCACGTACATCGGGTGGGCGTGCTGCAGGGCGACGCGGTTGGCCAGCGAGCCGAAGTAGTGGCCGAGATGGAGCGGCCCGGTCGGGCGGTCTCCGGTGAGCACGATGTGATCCATGATCTCTCCTTGGGGTCATGCCGTCCCCGAGAGACCCCACGTGCCGGGGCCGTCCTGAGGACGGCCCGAGCATGCGAACTCAGCGGCCG is drawn from Nonomuraea muscovyensis and contains these coding sequences:
- the trpS gene encoding tryptophan--tRNA ligase, yielding MDHIVLTGDRPTGPLHLGHYFGSLANRVALQHAHPMYVLVADYQVITDRDLPGAIQANITGLLLDYLAVGLDPAKVTIFQHSAVPELNQLLLPFLSLVSVAELRRNPTVKDEIAHSSQRAVSGLMFTYPVHQAADVLFCKGTLVPVGKDQLPHLEVTRMVARRFNERYGPVFPLPEAMLGDSPLLRGLDGGKMSKSRGNAISLSATEDETAALIRKARTDSDRLITFDEAARPEVATLLTLAGLCLGRTPQDVAAEIGDGGAVTLKKVVTEAVNEFLRPIRARRAELTEADVRAVLRAGNERARERAVVTLEEVRDAMGF